The proteins below come from a single Haladaptatus paucihalophilus DX253 genomic window:
- a CDS encoding Rieske 2Fe-2S domain-containing protein → MSDADTDKYPEESSRRRFVKGVVGSAELAGIGARTAAMMKTATSPSGAGGGTVEYYGVENIAGPAPRGMPQIPVELDSNGDLRGVWPEVKQVERNGNTVTIAEQQMGGITYSSQWFQYCGVQTYPGIQPDAEQDNYFRYTSSQYTWQSESVSAGDRVNIDDFDDYRTWGNDIGKSGLGKPASATWRSQDVEASGTIPVQIIRSTAIEEKAKNNQWLQASTQEGFIAILDKCTHFCCVPLFKADPGSAKFNAQNDIYCPCHQSIYDPYAIERLSFVALPTADGFVG, encoded by the coding sequence ATGTCCGACGCAGACACCGACAAATATCCGGAGGAGTCCTCGCGCCGACGGTTCGTGAAAGGAGTCGTCGGCAGTGCGGAGTTGGCCGGTATCGGAGCGCGAACGGCGGCGATGATGAAAACCGCGACGTCGCCCTCCGGAGCGGGTGGCGGGACCGTCGAATACTACGGCGTCGAGAACATCGCCGGACCCGCACCGCGGGGGATGCCCCAAATTCCGGTCGAACTCGATAGCAACGGCGACCTGAGAGGCGTGTGGCCCGAGGTGAAGCAGGTCGAACGAAACGGCAACACCGTCACCATCGCCGAACAACAGATGGGGGGAATCACGTACTCCTCCCAGTGGTTCCAGTACTGTGGCGTCCAGACGTATCCCGGTATCCAACCGGACGCGGAACAGGACAACTACTTCCGCTACACGTCCTCGCAGTACACGTGGCAGTCCGAATCGGTTTCCGCGGGGGATAGGGTCAACATCGACGACTTCGACGACTACAGGACGTGGGGGAACGACATCGGAAAATCCGGGCTCGGGAAACCCGCCTCCGCGACGTGGCGGTCACAGGACGTGGAAGCGAGCGGGACGATTCCCGTCCAGATAATCAGGAGCACGGCGATAGAGGAGAAGGCGAAGAACAACCAGTGGTTACAGGCGAGCACGCAGGAAGGGTTCATCGCCATCCTCGACAAGTGTACGCACTTCTGCTGTGTGCCGCTGTTCAAAGCCGACCCGGGGAGCGCGAAGTTCAACGCGCAAAACGATATCTACTGCCCGTGCCACCAGTCCATCTACGACCCGTACGCCATCGAACGGCTCTCGTTCGTCGCCCTGCCGACGGCCGACGGATTCGTCGGGTGA